The Vicia villosa cultivar HV-30 ecotype Madison, WI linkage group LG1, Vvil1.0, whole genome shotgun sequence genome includes a region encoding these proteins:
- the LOC131655357 gene encoding uncharacterized protein LOC131655357, which translates to MDRWKNIQLSKEEEEGITVEVEEGCEEEVFQRTLAGKLWSDNNFNSRAFTSTMISAWRLKNPVEVQELNKNLFLFRFTTKRDLEGVLRNGPWSFDRNLLVLARVSGDEQPSDLNMHFGSFWVRVYELPLILRSEAMAKKLGGILGEFEEMDLKEAHRNGRFLRIKVKIDLKLPLKRGTVVRFKEKNLRVHFKYERLPTFCFVCGRVGHQLKDCESVGDLSEEGFEDLEEQELSYGVWLRASPLPRVQEESQKKGSTSSSCSKSLFNISSGQSRCESKEKDKEVEEGEVEQDKRKTKVSEGRKGEASKEIAVGLVKGKNMLEIEAMAESLGAVDISNVGVKEKITKKGESGRKKKWIRRQVVRKGIGSIGKKSELESGKRNLVDVMILDGTIEECGSGEKKLKKTDDARVTCLPEPEVVLEDQHRLKQ; encoded by the coding sequence ATGGATAGATGGAAGAACATCCAActgtcaaaagaagaagaagaaggtatCACTGTGGAGGTCGAAGAAGGATGTGAAGAAGAGGTCTTTCAGCGAACATTGGCAGGGAAACTTTGGTCTGATAACAACTTCAATTCGAGGGCTTTTACCAGTACAATGATCAGTGCTTGGAGGCTGAAAAATCCGGTGGAAGTCCAAGAGCTGAATAAAAATCTATTTCTGTTCAGATTCACGACGAAGAGAGATTTAGAGGGCGTCCTGAGGAATGGTCCCTGGAGTTTCGACAGAAACCTCTTGGTCCTTGCTCGCGTCTCAGGAGACGAACAACCGTCAGATCTTAATATGCACTTCGGATCTTTTTGGGTCAGAGTTTACGAGCTGCCATTGATACTCAGGTCGGAGGCAATGGCAAAGAAGTTGGGTGGTATTCTGGGAGAGTTTGAGGAGATGGATCTGAAGGAGGCTCACAGAAACGGGAGGTTCTTGCGCATTAAGGTGAAAATTGATCTCAAATTGCCTTTAAAGCGGGGTACGGTGGTGAGATTCAAAGAGAAAAACCTGCGAGTCCATTTTAAATATGAGAGATTACCAACTTTTTGCTTCGTGTGTGGTCGGGTAGGACATCAGTTAAAAGATTGTGAATCGGTTGGAGACCTTAGTGAAGAAGGATTTGAAGATTTGGAAGAACAGGAACTATCCTATGGGGTCTGGTTAAGGGCGTCGCCGTTACCTAGAGTCCAGGAGGAGTCTCAAAAGAAGGGTTCTACTTCGAGTTCTTGCAGTAAAAGTCTGTTCAACATATCGTCGGGGCAAAGTAGATGCGAATCCAAAGAGAAAGACAAGGAGGTAGAAGAGGGTGAAGTGGAACAAGACAAGAGGAAAACAAAAGTATCTGAAGGAAGGAAGGGGGAGGCCTCAAAGGAGATAGCAGTAGGTTTGGTTAAAGGAAAGAACATGTTGGAGATAGAAGCCATGGCGGAGTCGTTAGGGGCTGTAGACATTTCAAATGTGGGGGTGAaggaaaaaatcaccaaaaaaggGGAGTCAGGAAGGAAGAAGAAATGGATTAGGAGGCAAGTTGTTAGGAAGGGGATTGGCTCTATCGGAAAGAAGTCTGAGTTAGAAAGCGGGAAGAGGAATTTGGTGGACGTGATGATCCTTGATGGCACTATTGAGGAGTGTGGTAGCGGGGAGAAGAAGCTGAAGAAAACAGATGATGCAAGAGTAACATGCTTACCTGAaccagaggtggtgttggaaGACCAACACCGCCTGAAACAATGA